The following is a genomic window from Pseudomonadota bacterium.
TTCCGCCAGCAAATCGCTGTAATGCTCTTTGATCTTGATAAGTTCAAAGATGTGAATGATGTTCTTGGGCACAAGGTGGGAGATGCATTGCTTACAATAGTCGGAGAACGTGTTACCGGCGTCCTCCGGCAGTCTGACTCTCTTGCCCGTATGGGAGGCGATGAGTTTCTTGTGCTGTTGACGAATATGGCACAGGTTAGTGATGCCGATACAATCGCGAAAAAAATACTGGATGTTTTTCACAAACCATTTGATATCGAAAACAATACACTCTACATTACAACGAGTATCGGTGTTGCTATTTATCCTGAAGACGGCCATGACGGGGATACCCTTATAAAATGTGCAGATATTGCCATGTATGAAGCAAAGCAGAGTGGCAGAAACGCATATAGACATTATAAATAGGTCTTTTACGTCAAAAAAACTTCTCAATTTTTTAACAACATGCAAAAACAAGCATGATGCGCATGTTCGTATTGCTAATGCTTCTTTTTATCTGCTTATCTGCCCAGAAACATCCTGATAAGGCCAAGGACGGCCAGGTGTCCCGGATAGAAGATGTAGAAAAGATATTTTGCGTTGGGGCCGCGCTTGCCGTTATATAGGGCTAAAAGAGGAACAGAAAGTACTGCACATGGTTGAACAAGACCGGATACCGCGTGTTCTGCAATATAGGAAAAACTGATAATAAAATTCGGATCAGCAGAATATTTCATGGCAATTGTGTGCATTCCTGCAAGGATATTGACAACAAAGACCCATAATGCCATACGTTTATAGTCATTAAAAAACTTGTGGATTACAAAAATCATAAGTACACCGGTAAAGCCGTAAGATGCCTCGACAAGCTCAGATCCTGCCATCGCGAAAAGCAGTGGAATATAACTTTTTGATTTTTCATAGGCATAAATGGCATAGAGGCCTGCAGCGAGTGTAAAGAAAACATTGAAATGTACGGTCGGGTATTTGAAGCCGAACATATAAAAAGGCTGAGAAATAAGGGCGAAAAGGAAGAGCCTTCCCAGGTAGGATGTGGGGTCTTTTGTATGACGGTAGCCTTCAGCAATAAAATAGGCAAACATCGGGAAAACAAGCCTGCCGATAAGGCGCATTATCGGATTAGTGGGAAAAAAGATTATTGCCACATGATCAACGACCATGAGCGCACATGCAAGAATTTTCAAGGTAAAAGAGCTCATATTAGTTCTCCCTGTTTTTTTTCTTTATTGTCTTTCAGTTTTAGCTGTTTTGCAAGTAAAAATGAGAAAGTGATAAAGAATAAAATTTTATTGCGGGCATCATGCAAGAGCTTGCTTATAAATTTTAATTAACAATTCCGCTTCATCAGCGGGCCCGGGCCACTGTTTTGCCCTTATGAATCCTGCTTCCCCCAAAGATTTTCTTAGACTGGCATCATCGATGAGCTTTAAGGCCTGATAGACGAAGTCCGTCTGGCTGTAAAGGTCAAAGAGACAACAGCTTGGCCGTTCGCCATTGTCCCTGAGGATTGCCCGGCGGTTGCTTTGGATGTCAGATGCAAGGATTGGTTTGCCCGATGCCATTGTTTCAAGGAGGACATTGGAAAAACCTTCCGAGGATGAGGTATTGAGCACTACATCGGCGCCATTGTATGCAGAGCGCATGGCCTCTGGCGGTATAGCCGGAATCCAGCGGGCAAAGTTGCTGCATTGTTCTAACATATAAAGGAACTGCATGGCGTATTCAGTGTCGAGAACAGGGCCGGCAAACATGACTTTTGTTGACGACCGGACTTTGTGGACTTCGTTGATGGCTATTAAACACTCAAGGTTTCTTTTTACAGGACGAATACCTGCTGGTAGAAAGAAAAGAATATGGTGTGATTCGCACCCCGCTGCCCCTCTCAGATCGAATGAATCGTTGCCAAGCCATGTGAATGACGGGGGTACATAGTGAACACGGTTATAAAAACCATCTGACAGATCCTTAAGTTTAAGGTCTAAATCCTGGCTCTGGATAATGATTGCCCGTGCCGTTTTGCACACTTCGAGAATTGTTGCTCTTCGCTCATTCAATGTCAGGTCGTGGTTTATATCTGTCCCTGCACAGGAGATCACAAAGGGAATGTCATCAGAAGCCGAACCATTATGATGATTAATAAGCAATTTGCCTGACTTGAAGGCATGGTGACCATGGATAATGTCAGGCTGGAAGCGCTGAATTTCCTTGCGAAGATTTTGTGGATCAAGACCCTGCGCTGCTATCACTTTTACCGTAAGCCCTTGCTTTTCGTGAGAGCGACGCCACCGCTCAGCGGTAATGGCGTTACCGGTTAAAGAGGGGAGTGCGGTGGGGGTAAGGATCAGGAGACGCATATCGGAAAGGCAGGGTTCAAGGGGTCGAGGGGCCAAGGGGTCGGAAAGGCAGGGGCCGAGGGTTCGAGGGGCCAAGGGTTCAAGGGTTTAAGGAAAGACACAGATGCCATATCAAATATCCGGAAAAGGCGTAAGAGTTACATCTGATTTTTTCAGCAATAAAGGGAATCCGGGATGGACCAGCGTTTCAAGTTCCCGTTCCCTGTCCTGAGTAGAGAATGTCGAAAAGGGTCCGGATAAGCGCCCTGTGTCAGCATGTCCAGGATGGGTCATGAATTCAGTGAGACCATCAGGCAATGTCAGAAGAAGCTCTTCCATTATACCGAGCGAAAACCTCCCTTTTAAATATAAGCCTCTAAAGTGGTTTGTAGTCCGGATACCTGTCGTTTCAATCCGTGTGCGGGCTTCTGTAGCGTATTTACTGAATAAACCGGCTTCTGCAGCAATTTCTTCGGAGATATCAAGATTACTATATGATGGTTTTGTTTCTTCAGGTATGCGTATCCAGGGGATTTTGTATTTTATGGCCGCACTGATCGCTGCCTTAATTACTGCCGGAAAAGCATGGATATGATGGTGGCTGTCAAGGTGATGGATCAACATCCCCG
Proteins encoded in this region:
- a CDS encoding TraX family protein, whose amino-acid sequence is MSSFTLKILACALMVVDHVAIIFFPTNPIMRLIGRLVFPMFAYFIAEGYRHTKDPTSYLGRLFLFALISQPFYMFGFKYPTVHFNVFFTLAAGLYAIYAYEKSKSYIPLLFAMAGSELVEASYGFTGVLMIFVIHKFFNDYKRMALWVFVVNILAGMHTIAMKYSADPNFIISFSYIAEHAVSGLVQPCAVLSVPLLALYNGKRGPNAKYLFYIFYPGHLAVLGLIRMFLGR
- a CDS encoding glycosyltransferase — its product is MRLLILTPTALPSLTGNAITAERWRRSHEKQGLTVKVIAAQGLDPQNLRKEIQRFQPDIIHGHHAFKSGKLLINHHNGSASDDIPFVISCAGTDINHDLTLNERRATILEVCKTARAIIIQSQDLDLKLKDLSDGFYNRVHYVPPSFTWLGNDSFDLRGAAGCESHHILFFLPAGIRPVKRNLECLIAINEVHKVRSSTKVMFAGPVLDTEYAMQFLYMLEQCSNFARWIPAIPPEAMRSAYNGADVVLNTSSSEGFSNVLLETMASGKPILASDIQSNRRAILRDNGERPSCCLFDLYSQTDFVYQALKLIDDASLRKSLGEAGFIRAKQWPGPADEAELLIKIYKQALA
- a CDS encoding ChbG/HpnK family deacetylase produces the protein MKKLIINADDCGADEARNAGIFEAINKGVVTSISILPNGPAFNDAIRRIKSLDNEEISLGVHINLSEGKPLSSGLQILAGPDGCFPGKLPAMKLFINNNNALEREITIELDAQVKKLLNAGMLIHHLDSHHHIHAFPAVIKAAISAAIKYKIPWIRIPEETKPSYSNLDISEEIAAEAGLFSKYATEARTRIETTGIRTTNHFRGLYLKGRFSLGIMEELLLTLPDGLTEFMTHPGHADTGRLSGPFSTFSTQDRERELETLVHPGFPLLLKKSDVTLTPFPDI